A region of Myxococcus stipitatus DSM 14675 DNA encodes the following proteins:
- a CDS encoding McrB family protein — translation MTRNVASKELAELNRILRAVPDHSARTEARYDELKGWFSQVLGVPEDLMKATFISGGKQVGPRLTTPGIQLARPRLAIGVLGRLHELEACFKRVQLEVGSGPEHSMGALVLVGALDEQQWSVVGLVEPEGGPLEKPLRALFPSLEVSRPVTGGPGPDRETTEYTTATRQGLPLPRVGENTYPGLADVTWLADELGIPSAWLDEVRASLEEKKSLVFYGPPGTGKTFIARRLAEALQPRPNLRAFVQLHPSYGYEDLFEGYRPQPGSGGISLTKRPGPLRKLVEQAEQNPAEPVVLVLDEMNRGNLPKVFGELYFLLEYRGESISLMYSPDESFKLPKNLLVLGAMNTADRSIVLLDQALRRRFAFISLFPGEPPVDRMLRTFLSRRVPQMAWVADLLDLVNEKLDDRNSAIGPSHFMRSDLSEAVLARVWRHNILPALEDHFFSNRRRLDDFALPRLVEEARERSREE, via the coding sequence GTGACCCGCAACGTCGCAAGCAAGGAACTGGCTGAGCTCAACCGCATCCTCCGCGCCGTTCCGGACCATAGCGCCCGGACGGAGGCCCGGTACGACGAGCTGAAGGGTTGGTTCTCACAGGTCCTCGGAGTTCCCGAGGACCTGATGAAGGCGACCTTCATTAGCGGTGGGAAGCAGGTCGGTCCTCGACTCACGACGCCGGGCATCCAGTTAGCGCGCCCGCGACTCGCCATCGGCGTTTTGGGGCGCCTGCACGAACTCGAAGCGTGCTTCAAGCGCGTCCAACTCGAAGTGGGCTCCGGCCCCGAACACTCCATGGGGGCCCTCGTGTTGGTCGGCGCCCTCGATGAGCAGCAGTGGAGTGTTGTTGGCTTGGTCGAGCCCGAGGGCGGCCCATTAGAGAAACCGCTGCGTGCCCTTTTCCCCAGCCTGGAAGTCTCTCGGCCTGTCACCGGCGGCCCAGGCCCGGACCGCGAGACAACCGAGTACACAACCGCGACTCGCCAGGGACTGCCGCTGCCAAGAGTCGGCGAGAATACCTACCCCGGCCTTGCGGACGTGACCTGGCTCGCGGACGAGCTTGGCATCCCGTCGGCTTGGCTGGATGAGGTGCGCGCCAGCCTGGAGGAGAAGAAGTCGCTCGTCTTCTACGGTCCACCTGGCACCGGCAAGACCTTCATTGCTCGCCGGCTTGCCGAGGCGCTCCAGCCCCGCCCCAACCTCCGGGCCTTCGTCCAACTCCACCCGAGCTACGGGTACGAAGACCTCTTCGAGGGCTATCGTCCCCAGCCGGGCTCCGGCGGCATCTCGCTCACCAAGAGGCCGGGGCCGCTCCGAAAGCTCGTCGAGCAGGCAGAGCAGAACCCTGCTGAGCCAGTCGTGCTCGTCCTCGACGAGATGAACCGGGGCAACCTGCCGAAGGTCTTCGGGGAGCTGTATTTCCTCCTCGAGTATCGAGGGGAAAGCATCTCGTTGATGTACTCGCCCGACGAATCGTTCAAGCTGCCCAAGAACCTCCTCGTCCTCGGTGCGATGAACACGGCGGACCGCTCCATTGTCCTCCTCGACCAGGCACTGCGCAGGCGATTCGCCTTCATCTCGCTCTTCCCTGGAGAGCCGCCCGTCGACCGGATGCTGCGAACCTTCCTCTCGCGCCGCGTGCCGCAGATGGCGTGGGTTGCAGACCTCCTCGACCTAGTGAACGAGAAGCTGGACGACCGTAACAGTGCCATCGGCCCGAGCCACTTCATGAGGAGCGACCTTTCCGAGGCCGTCCTTGCCCGTGTCTGGCGTCACAACATCCTTCCCGCCCTGGAGGACCACTTCTTCTCCAACCGGCGGAGGCTCGACGACTTCGCACTGCCCCGCCTGGTCGAGGAGGCCCGCGAGCGGTCTCGGGAGGAGTGA
- a CDS encoding very short patch repair endonuclease, with protein sequence MKRVRPKGVPAPSSLETEKRMKQQKTRDTKPELELRSALHRRGLRFRVGHPVIGTRRKADVVFAGARVAVFVDGCFWHMCPVHGTTPKANADFWQAKLAGNQERDRHTDESLREAGWLPVRVWEHESMEEAAERVALLVRGRLPGS encoded by the coding sequence ATGAAGCGTGTCCGACCAAAAGGGGTACCCGCTCCTTCTTCCCTGGAGACGGAGAAGAGGATGAAACAGCAGAAGACGCGAGACACAAAGCCCGAGCTCGAATTGCGCTCGGCGCTGCACCGCAGGGGCCTCCGCTTCCGCGTGGGGCACCCAGTCATCGGGACGCGACGGAAGGCGGACGTGGTCTTCGCAGGAGCGCGTGTGGCCGTCTTCGTGGACGGGTGCTTCTGGCACATGTGCCCCGTTCACGGAACAACGCCAAAGGCGAATGCGGACTTCTGGCAGGCCAAGCTCGCTGGGAACCAGGAGCGCGACCGACACACCGACGAGAGCCTCCGCGAAGCCGGCTGGCTACCGGTACGTGTGTGGGAACACGAGTCCATGGAGGAAGCGGCAGAACGAGTCGCCCTCCTCGTCCGGGGCCGGTTGCCAGGCAGTTGA
- a CDS encoding transposase: protein MNAVVWRVKTGAQWRDLPELFGNWETVYNRFHRWARTGRWGPFSRSSDSRWMKSGRWLMHRLSERTRMRRAGKRAPKHCSGAFSRRFFNEGSRHHCDER, encoded by the coding sequence ATCAATGCGGTGGTGTGGCGCGTGAAGACCGGGGCTCAGTGGCGGGACCTCCCGGAGCTATTCGGCAACTGGGAGACAGTCTACAACCGCTTCCATCGTTGGGCGCGAACCGGGCGCTGGGGACCATTTTCAAGGAGTTCCGACTCGAGGTGGATGAAGTCGGGTCGCTGGCTGATGCATCGGTTGTCCGAGCGCACCAGGATGCGGCGGGCGGGAAAGAGGGCTCCGAAGCACTGCTCTGGGGCGTTCTCGAGGAGGTTTTTCAACGAAGGCTCACGCCATCACTGCGACGAGCGGTAA
- a CDS encoding McrC family protein, translating into MRTIHLMERGTTSDVALTADEVRFLRSARAGVSILASGKAGVYDLKASQVIGTLVGPTFRLLIQPKLPVRRVLYLLGYMRGTIRLDETTILGEAGELAEVMQLLFMKALERALRGGLVRGYVSREEELAAMRGRLDVGGLVLRRFGVVPPLPCTYDELTIDTEPNRRLLAAAVRLAVLPGGKMALAQRLRELVRGMEGIRLIHYGRTLSVLPPDRRYAHFAEALALADMVLRNSSVELREGDVSATGLLVDMEELYEGFVFTALGEVLSESGRWERHPPDLYLDEARRVKLEPDILWSSARGEPRLVLDAKYKSSVQGMHADLYQALAYCTALGLRTGILLYADTEESVHRIPAAGIALHVVRFDPDGEPDELRNRARQLAARLEELVAAGRAAA; encoded by the coding sequence ATGCGGACCATCCACCTCATGGAGCGCGGGACAACGTCCGACGTGGCGCTCACTGCGGACGAAGTCCGCTTTCTGAGGAGCGCCCGTGCTGGAGTCAGCATCCTCGCCTCCGGCAAGGCTGGCGTGTACGACCTCAAAGCGAGCCAGGTAATTGGCACGCTTGTCGGGCCTACATTCCGTCTCCTCATCCAGCCCAAACTGCCGGTCCGGCGCGTTCTCTACCTCCTCGGGTACATGAGAGGCACCATCCGCCTGGACGAGACCACCATACTCGGGGAGGCCGGAGAGCTCGCCGAGGTGATGCAGCTCCTTTTCATGAAGGCCTTGGAGCGAGCGCTGCGGGGAGGGCTGGTGCGAGGGTACGTATCGCGGGAGGAGGAGCTGGCGGCCATGCGCGGCCGACTCGACGTGGGTGGACTGGTACTCCGGCGCTTCGGGGTCGTGCCTCCCCTGCCCTGTACCTATGACGAGCTGACCATCGACACCGAGCCAAACCGCCGCCTGCTTGCGGCAGCGGTACGCCTGGCGGTATTGCCGGGTGGGAAGATGGCCCTGGCGCAGCGCCTGCGTGAGCTCGTCCGGGGGATGGAGGGCATTCGACTCATCCACTACGGGAGGACGCTGTCCGTACTGCCCCCGGACCGACGCTATGCGCACTTCGCGGAGGCGCTGGCGCTCGCCGACATGGTGCTGCGTAATTCGTCCGTCGAGCTTCGTGAGGGTGACGTCAGCGCCACGGGCCTCCTCGTGGACATGGAGGAACTCTACGAGGGCTTCGTTTTCACCGCGCTGGGAGAGGTGCTGTCCGAGAGCGGGCGATGGGAGCGCCACCCTCCCGACCTGTACCTTGACGAAGCCCGCCGAGTGAAGCTGGAGCCGGACATCCTCTGGAGCTCTGCACGCGGGGAGCCGCGACTCGTGCTGGACGCGAAATACAAAAGTTCCGTCCAGGGGATGCATGCCGACCTCTACCAGGCACTTGCCTACTGCACTGCGCTCGGACTCCGAACCGGCATCCTCCTCTACGCGGACACCGAGGAGTCCGTCCACCGCATTCCTGCCGCGGGCATCGCGCTCCACGTCGTGCGCTTCGACCCTGACGGGGAGCCGGACGAATTGAGGAACCGGGCACGTCAACTCGCCGCACGGCTCGAAGAGCTCGTCGCAGCGGGAAGAGCGGCCGCATGA
- a CDS encoding TetR/AcrR family transcriptional regulator encodes MAKKQRLTGPQRRAQLLEVGRELFASRGYEATAIEEVAAQAGVSKPIVYEHFGAKEGLYAAIVEQEMDSLVQRMSDAIAQGSPRERFEGAVLAFLSYAKEEPAGFAVLTRDSPTSSARRGLTRVIDDLAQRVGDIFQSEFSRAGFNAKVAPVYANALVGMVTQVGVWWAAEGRPISLEHVARHVAALGWMGLRHLPREPAALGTRTKGKSKG; translated from the coding sequence GTGGCCAAGAAACAGCGTTTGACGGGGCCGCAGCGGCGCGCCCAATTGCTGGAGGTGGGCCGAGAGCTCTTCGCGTCCCGAGGCTACGAGGCGACGGCCATCGAAGAGGTGGCGGCGCAGGCGGGGGTCTCCAAGCCCATCGTCTACGAGCACTTCGGGGCGAAGGAGGGGCTCTATGCGGCCATCGTGGAGCAGGAGATGGACTCGCTGGTGCAGCGCATGTCGGACGCCATCGCGCAGGGCAGTCCGCGCGAGCGCTTCGAGGGCGCGGTGCTGGCCTTCCTCTCCTATGCGAAGGAGGAGCCCGCGGGGTTCGCCGTCCTCACGCGCGACTCACCGACGTCGAGCGCCCGGCGTGGCCTCACTCGCGTCATCGACGACCTGGCGCAGCGAGTGGGGGACATCTTCCAGTCGGAGTTCAGCCGAGCGGGCTTCAACGCCAAGGTCGCCCCGGTGTACGCGAACGCGCTCGTCGGAATGGTGACGCAGGTGGGGGTGTGGTGGGCGGCGGAGGGGCGGCCCATCTCGCTGGAGCACGTGGCGAGGCACGTGGCGGCACTGGGCTGGATGGGGTTGAGGCACTTGCCCCGTGAGCCCGCCGCACTGGGGACGCGGACCAAGGGGAAGAGCAAGGGCTGA